DNA sequence from the Methanobacterium petrolearium genome:
GTTATCTGGTGTAAATAAGCTTTTGAATGAATTGAAAAATGAAAATGTTTTGTTAGGTCTTACCACTGGTAATCTGGAGCCAATTGCCTATGCTAAACTGGGGAGGGTGGGGTTGGATGATTATTTTGCCTTTGGTGGATTTGGTAGTGATAGTCCAAAAAGGCCTTGCCTGGTGGAAAAAGCCCTTAAACGTGCTCGGAATCAATATGGCTTCCGGGGAGATCAGATATTTATTGTTGGGGACACTCCTCGTGATGTGGAGGCTGCCAGGCCATTTGATCTTAAAACTATAGCTGTGGCCACTGGCAGTTATTCTACTGGGAAACTGGAAGAAACAGGGGCGGATTTTGTCTTTGATAGTTTAGAAAATGTTAAC
Encoded proteins:
- a CDS encoding HAD family hydrolase; the protein is MVDNGILTLFDVDGTLVRGARCHYMAFVHAVSKFYGMEEDISGLNYAGKTDPQILREVLELGKIPEKVITDNFQDCLNYMIQDYVANVHRENIVVLSGVNKLLNELKNENVLLGLTTGNLEPIAYAKLGRVGLDDYFAFGGFGSDSPKRPCLVEKALKRARNQYGFRGDQIFIVGDTPRDVEAARPFDLKTIAVATGSYSTGKLEETGADFVFDSLENVNRVLEIMGLS